CCGGCGCACATCATGTTCTCGGAGATCTTCTTGCTGCCGTAACCGGCTTCCAGGCACTGCTCCTGGGACCAAATGGGAACGACGACCGATCGCAGCGTCTTGGACGGAGGGCGCTTCTCCTCGATTCGTCCCCAGCCGGCAACGATTCCCAGCATTCCGGTGAAGTCGCGTTCATCTGAAGAAATATAATACAAAGATTGGTTGCTATatttttcacgatttcacggTCATCCTTCATGGAGTTGATCATTACTTCCGTTCGGCAGACAAGCCGGCTGGATCGTCGGTCCGTAGCGCAACGGTTTGTCTAGCTCTAGCAGGGCGATATCGTTGTTGAAAGTGAAGATGTCGAATCCCTCGTGATCGATTATTCGCTTAACTCGTCGAAGTTCCGTGAAATCTTTGGCAATGTTGTGACCTCCGAGGTATACCTTGGAAAGGGAGGAAAAGGGTTGCGGATCAGTTAACAAAGTGCTGTTCTTGGTGGAAATTTAACGATTTTACCCGAATTTCGCTGGGTTCGAACGAGTTGACACAGTGTGCTGCCGTCACGAGGTAGTTCTTGGTCAGGACAGACGCGCCGCAGTACAGCTTTCCTTGGCGGAACAGCCCGGCAAGCCAGGGGAACTCGTGGGCTACCGTCTCCGCACCTCCGACGATTCGGTTTGATCGACCGTTGACGCCACAAACTGGAAAATGTGAAATGTTTGATCAAAACTGTTCCTTTCGGGGAGACTTCAACTGTAGTCAGTGGCGAACCTCAAATATTATAATAAATCCACAATCAAGCAATGGACATTCAACATAATGGTCAGTTCACACAAACACTACCAAGACCGCACCTAACCTTCCAGTTGCCCTTTTTCGTCTTCAAATCACTCATATGTCACTGACCATTGCCAATTACGCACCCCAAGGTAAACCGTCTGTTATGACACATCGATATCGTACCAATACAATCCAGAGGACAATCAACCAAACCGGACGACACTTTATCAATTCTTGCCCGGTTCGATCACGTTGTGCACAACCACGCGCGCTGTTTCCTTGACTTCATCGAACCGACTGACTGTGCTGAACCAAGTGCCATGCGGGGCCGagaaagttttgttattttggcaCAAGGTATTTAAATTATGTGCAGTCTCCCCCCGAAAATGCTGACGCAATGTGAGACACTCCCTCAAGTTAACTAACACTTGAAACAAAGTCATGAAACTTTAAGTACGTCATCAATTGTACAACTACTATCACAGATTTTGTGTAGATGTTTGGGAATGAACtttgtattgatttttcattaatttaatgtttcatttcaatcgaaataaaaaaaaaaccttttgttttagattttgatgaaattatgTGATAAAGTATTTTAACTATTATGACGGctttttttctatacaaattgtGCTAAAAACGGATATACCACCCAACTTATTCCCGCCAAAATCCAACACAAAAACCTTCAATTTACTGCATACTATAAAGCAAAAGTAAAACCAGTCTCTGGCCTGGCACTCTCGTCGCAAAGTAAATGCATGCATAGCGCGCGCACTTTTGAACGAAAATCGGCCTAATTCCGAAAAGCCAACAGCCAAGTGCAACGAGGCGTCATCAAGTTATGGTGGTGAATTTTGGTGGGGGAGTTGCCTTTCCACACCACATGCACTCCCCGGAACAATCCAGTTTGGTGGCTGATCTGGCGCTACGGACGCgataaaaatgtaaacaacgcagttttatttttggacGTCATGAACATGGGCGTGTTTCAATATTATATGTTACATTTTAAATGACTGAGTGTTATagtaataaaaataaagaaacactTAACCCTCATCTAACCTTTTACTAAATTCGCATTTTGAGCTACTTTTGCTccacaaaaaatgttacttttcttgtttaatgttgttcttaattttatttctagtttttttgttcgtgattcgattatccgaagtcccatacaaaccttcggataatcgaacttccgataatcgaaacttcggataatcgacgtttcggataatcgagtctggactgtattttaatattcattgaaaaaacttgttttgtcgATTGTAAATTTCTCACATGGTAAAAcgcttttttatgcattttaaatcaaatgaaaacacaaaaaaagaacacaaccatttttacaaattttgaatcttGAACGAGATCGGTCGAAGTTTAAAGTAAAGAAAAACAGATATTTTCTGAACCTCATTGATATCTTGTAATTTTTATGTAGAAGCTAAAATGTGTTTAAGTCATGCTTgagattttaaattaagttttttttttattttgcatacaAATTGCAACAAAATG
This is a stretch of genomic DNA from Culex pipiens pallens isolate TS chromosome 1, TS_CPP_V2, whole genome shotgun sequence. It encodes these proteins:
- the LOC120415587 gene encoding trypsin 3A1-like, whose translation is MQLSTVVASLLWLVRLTVAVPANKSLDSSSCNCVCGVNGRSNRIVGGAETVAHEFPWLAGLFRQGKLYCGASVLTKNYLVTAAHCVNSFEPSEIRVYLGGHNIAKDFTELRRVKRIIDHEGFDIFTFNNDIALLELDKPLRYGPTIQPACLPNGNERDFTGMLGIVAGWGRIEEKRPPSKTLRSVVVPIWSQEQCLEAGYGSKKISENMMCAGYHDGKKDACQGDSGGPMHKMGSEGSMEVIGVVSWGRGCARPNLPGIYTRIVNYLPWIHEKLQGECLCVPKDVAARNV